In the Salarias fasciatus chromosome 13, fSalaFa1.1, whole genome shotgun sequence genome, one interval contains:
- the LOC115398900 gene encoding coiled-coil domain-containing protein 6 gives MADSASESDTDGAGSSSATPMSSSSASNSGKPSIVISQFRLEELTNRLASLQQENKVLKIELETFKLKCKALQEENRDLRKASVTIQARAEQEEEFISNTLFKKIQALQKEKETLAVNYEKEEEFLTNELSRKLMQLQHEKAELEQHLEQEQEFQVNKLMKKIKKMENETISKQLTLEQLRREKIDLENTLEQEQEALVNRLWKRMDKLEAEKRILQEKLDQPVSAPPSPRDVSMEIDSPENMMRHIRFLKNEVERLKKSLRTTELQHTEKRAQYIEEERHMREENIRLQRKLQREMERREALCRQLSESESSLEMDDERYFNEMSAQGLRARTVSSPIPYTPSPSSSRPISPGLSYGTHTVGFTPPATLSRAAISHYNTPALHVHGSSSHAVARPSPRRSTSPDKFKRPTPPPSPNTHSGAFQAQPPLPPPAQPMVQSMSSPAAMSQHAAAAAAAAQQPPSQP, from the exons ATGGCGGATAGCGCAAGCGAGAGCGACACCGACGGAGCGGGGAGCAGCTCGGCCACCCCGATGTCGTCCTCCTCCGCGTCCAATTCGGGCAAGCCGAGCATAGTCATCTCACAGTTTCGCCTGGAAGAGCTGACGAACCGCCTCGCCTCGCTACAGCAGGAGAATAAAGTTCTCAAGATTGAGCTGGAGACGTTCAAACTCAAGTGCaaagctctgcaggaggagaatcGGGACCTCCGCAAAGCTAGCGTCACCATT caagcaagagcagagcaggaggaggaattcATCAGTAACACCTTGTTCAAGAAGATTCAGGCTctgcagaaggagaaggagaccTTGGCCGTTAACTATGAGAAGGAGGAAGAATTTCTCACTAATGAGCTCTCAAGGAAACTCATGCAG CTTCAACAtgaaaaagctgagctggagcagCATCTGGAACAGGAACAGGAGTTCCAGGTTAACAAGCTCATGAAAAAGATCAAGAAAATGGAGAATGAGACCATTTCGAAGCAGCTAACCCTGGAGCAG TTGAGGAGGGAGAAGATCGACCTTGAGAACACATTAGAGCAGGAACAAGAAGCGCTCGTCAACAGGCTGTGGAAACGCATGGACAAGCTGGAGGCTGAGAAAAG AATCCTCCAGGAGAAGTTGGACCAGCCCGTGTCGGCTCCTCCCTCCCCGCGAgacgtttccatggagatcgACTCGCCAGAGAACATGATGCGGCATATCCGCTTCCTGAAGAACGAGGTGGAGCGGCTGAAGAAAAGCCTGCGCACCACTGAGCTGCAGC ACACGGAGAAACGTGCCCAGTACATCGAGGAGGAGCGGCACATGAGGGAGGAGAACATCAGGCTGCAGCGAAAGCTTCAGAGAGAAATGGAGCGCAGAGAGGCCCTGTGCCGACAGCTGTCGGAGAGCGAATCCAGTCTGGAAATGGACGATGAGAG GTACTTCAATGAGATGTCTGCACAGGGTTTGCGAGCGAGGACGGTGTCCAGCCCGATTCCCTACACACCTTCCCCCAGCTCCAGCCGGCCCATATCTCCCG GTCTCTCATATGGCACCCACACAGTTGGCTTCACTCCTCCAGCTACACTGTCCAGAGCTGCCATTTCCCACTACAACACCCCTGCCCTGCACGTCCACGGAAGCTCCTCTCACGCCGTAGCA AGGCCCTCCCCGAGAAGAAGCACCAGCCCCGACAAATTCAAACGTCCAACGCCGCCTCCCtcccccaacacacactcaggggcCTTCCAGGCTCAGCCTCCGCTACCCCCACCAGCTCAGCCCATGGTCCAGTCCATGTCGTCCCCGGCGGCCATGTCACAGCacgcggcagcggcggcggcggcagcacaGCAGCCTCCCTCCCAGCCTTAA